In a single window of the Roseiconus lacunae genome:
- the cmoA gene encoding carboxy-S-adenosyl-L-methionine synthase CmoA yields MTMSRDNIYALPRDQVGNFQFDESVAEVFPDMISRSVPGYTSILSVIEQLAERLVVASSNVYDLGCSLGATTMLIRGRVPHDVTVHAVDNSAAMVRRLRERLIQDSGDKGCRVEVHQQDLCQTDMVTASMIVLNFTLQFIAADQRTSLLQRCYDAMLPGGGLVLSEKVCFDDPAEQTLLSELHLDFKRACGYSELEIAQKRTSLENTLIPESVSTHVDRLRQAGFETVTPWFQCFNFVSILAIKS; encoded by the coding sequence ATGACTATGTCGCGTGACAACATTTACGCGTTGCCGCGGGATCAAGTCGGGAATTTCCAATTTGACGAAAGCGTCGCCGAAGTTTTTCCGGACATGATCTCTCGCAGCGTGCCCGGATACACTTCCATTCTTTCGGTCATCGAACAGTTGGCCGAACGTTTGGTCGTCGCTAGTTCCAACGTCTATGACCTTGGCTGTTCACTGGGTGCCACGACGATGCTTATTCGTGGCAGGGTCCCTCACGATGTCACGGTCCATGCGGTGGATAATTCCGCCGCGATGGTTCGGCGTCTACGCGAACGATTGATTCAAGATTCCGGTGACAAAGGCTGTCGTGTCGAAGTCCACCAACAGGATCTCTGCCAAACCGACATGGTGACCGCATCGATGATCGTGCTGAATTTTACCTTGCAGTTCATCGCGGCCGACCAGCGGACATCGTTGCTTCAGCGCTGCTATGACGCGATGCTTCCCGGTGGCGGATTGGTTTTAAGTGAAAAGGTGTGCTTCGATGATCCGGCCGAACAAACGCTGCTTAGCGAGTTACACCTCGACTTCAAACGCGCTTGTGGGTACAGCGAATTGGAGATCGCCCAGAAACGCACGTCACTCGAGAACACGCTGATCCCTGAATCCGTTTCGACGCACGTCGATCGCTTGCGACAAGCGGGCTTTGAAACAGTCACGCCCTGGTTTCAGTGCTTTAACTTTGTTTCGATCCTGGCGATCAAGTCATGA